A part of Gemmatimonas groenlandica genomic DNA contains:
- a CDS encoding histone has protein sequence MAPKAEAPAAKPAPPAPAKKVEKAPVKKVAVKAPAKKAPAAKAPAKKAPAKAAKKAVAKKAPVKKAPAKKAPAKAVKQAPAKKAPAKSVKKAPVKAAPKKAAKKAPAKAVKKAAKPAKKGAKRR, from the coding sequence GTGGCGCCGAAAGCCGAAGCCCCAGCGGCCAAACCGGCTCCGCCGGCTCCGGCCAAGAAGGTCGAGAAAGCCCCGGTCAAGAAGGTCGCGGTGAAGGCGCCGGCCAAGAAGGCGCCCGCAGCGAAGGCACCGGCCAAGAAGGCGCCCGCCAAGGCCGCCAAGAAGGCCGTAGCGAAGAAGGCACCAGTCAAGAAGGCGCCGGCCAAGAAGGCGCCCGCGAAGGCCGTCAAGCAGGCACCGGCAAAGAAGGCGCCGGCCAAGTCGGTCAAGAAAGCGCCGGTCAAGGCAGCTCCGAAGAAGGCGGCCAAGAAAGCACCCGCGAAAGCCGTCAAGAAAGCCGCCAAGCCCGCCAAGAAGGGCGCGAAGCGCCGGTGA
- a CDS encoding HD-GYP domain-containing protein encodes MTSLPGHDPIEAIEAAGAALAQDSMRRILVVDDESTIRLALSRFLRTRGFEVEVADSGAAALEVLGQHRFSLMLCDLRMPGISGLDVVPRALALDADLGIIMLTAVNDAASATEALSSGAFDYLTKPVELPDLQAAVERAMMRRVRSVERRAVDRLIREEVALRTVQLEHEKGALRVMTVSVAETLINAMEAKDLYLRGHSQRVAEIGAAIARHLELESGTVDCIHTAGRLHDVGKIGIREAVLNKPGPLTHEEFAHVKDHVRIGLDILSPLHHLGDALHFIRDHHEHWDGSGYPFGRTAEDITIGGRILTAADAFDALTSQRAYREPMTADTTLDYLRTQAGRLLEPRIYDALNAVVRGGTVEGIPRVK; translated from the coding sequence ATGACCAGCCTTCCGGGACACGATCCGATCGAAGCGATCGAAGCCGCCGGTGCCGCGCTGGCACAGGATTCCATGCGTCGCATTCTGGTCGTCGACGATGAGTCCACGATCCGGCTGGCGCTGAGTCGTTTTCTGCGTACCCGCGGGTTCGAGGTGGAGGTGGCCGACTCCGGTGCCGCCGCGCTCGAGGTACTTGGCCAACACCGATTCTCCTTGATGCTCTGTGATCTGCGGATGCCCGGCATCAGTGGCCTCGACGTCGTACCGCGTGCCCTCGCGCTCGACGCCGATCTCGGCATCATCATGCTGACCGCCGTCAACGACGCCGCCAGCGCCACGGAGGCGCTCTCCAGCGGGGCGTTCGACTATCTCACCAAACCCGTCGAGCTTCCCGACCTGCAGGCAGCGGTCGAGCGCGCGATGATGCGTCGCGTCCGCAGCGTGGAGCGTCGGGCCGTCGATCGTCTCATTCGCGAGGAAGTCGCACTCCGCACCGTCCAGCTGGAGCACGAAAAAGGGGCGCTCCGCGTGATGACGGTGAGCGTGGCCGAGACCCTCATCAACGCCATGGAAGCAAAGGACCTCTACCTGCGGGGACACTCCCAGCGGGTGGCGGAGATCGGGGCCGCGATTGCCAGGCATCTCGAGCTCGAATCGGGCACGGTGGACTGTATCCACACCGCCGGGCGGCTGCACGATGTCGGAAAGATCGGAATCCGTGAAGCAGTGCTCAACAAGCCCGGCCCCCTCACGCACGAGGAGTTTGCGCACGTCAAAGATCATGTGCGGATCGGTCTCGACATCCTCTCACCGCTCCACCACCTCGGCGATGCCTTGCACTTCATCCGCGACCATCACGAGCACTGGGACGGCAGTGGCTACCCGTTCGGGCGGACCGCCGAGGATATCACGATCGGCGGGCGGATTCTCACCGCCGCCGATGCGTTCGACGCCCTCACCTCACAGCGCGCCTATCGGGAGCCCATGACGGCCGACACGACCCTCGACTACCTGCGCACGCAAGCGGGACGTCTGCTCGAGCCGCGCATCTACGACGCACTCAATGCCGTCGTTCGCGGCGGAACCGTGGAAGGAATTCCGCGCGTGAAGTAA
- the glnA gene encoding type I glutamate--ammonia ligase: MPIQSRSLVPPALTGATATDILELAEAHQVRFLRLQFTDILGVIKNVEIPSSQFRKALQGDIMFDGSSIEGFVRVEESDMLLAPDLTTFQIFPWGDPAARVGRVICDVNRPDGTPFEGDPRWVLKRQVARAAELGFVMNAGMEAEFFLFKPTADGRPATDTHDVGGYFDLAPMDLGEDARRGIVDALEQMGFEVEAAHHEVAHGQHEIDFRYADALRTADNIATFRFVVKQVARQFGLIASFMPKPVFGQNGSGMHTHQSLFSAGQNAFWDPQREWALSLTALHYIGGLLKHARALCAVTNPLVNSYKRLVPGFEAPVNVAWSMRNRSPMIRVPERRGMGTRLELRTPDPSANPYLALTAMLAAGLDGIETRADWREPVNTNIWEMSFRERRRLRVDDLPQDLSEACDELEKNDVMREALGEHITEQFLAAKRAEWREYNQQVSAWELERYLAKY; the protein is encoded by the coding sequence GTGCCGATTCAGAGTCGCTCTCTCGTTCCTCCCGCCCTGACGGGCGCCACCGCCACGGATATCCTCGAATTGGCGGAGGCGCATCAAGTGCGTTTTCTGCGACTGCAATTCACGGATATTCTGGGCGTCATCAAGAACGTCGAGATTCCGTCGTCGCAATTCAGGAAAGCGCTGCAGGGCGACATCATGTTCGACGGGTCGAGCATTGAAGGCTTCGTTCGGGTCGAGGAGTCGGACATGCTGCTGGCCCCGGATCTGACCACGTTTCAGATCTTTCCGTGGGGGGACCCGGCGGCGCGGGTGGGTCGCGTGATCTGCGACGTGAACCGCCCCGACGGAACGCCGTTCGAGGGCGATCCGCGCTGGGTGCTGAAGCGTCAGGTGGCGCGGGCGGCGGAGCTGGGCTTCGTGATGAATGCCGGTATGGAGGCCGAGTTCTTTCTGTTCAAGCCCACGGCCGACGGCCGGCCGGCGACGGACACGCACGACGTGGGCGGCTACTTCGATCTGGCACCGATGGATCTCGGGGAAGATGCGCGGCGTGGCATCGTGGATGCGCTCGAGCAGATGGGATTCGAAGTGGAGGCAGCGCACCACGAAGTCGCCCACGGGCAGCACGAGATCGATTTCCGATACGCCGACGCACTGCGCACCGCCGACAACATCGCGACGTTCCGCTTCGTCGTGAAGCAGGTTGCACGTCAGTTCGGCTTGATCGCGTCGTTTATGCCGAAGCCGGTGTTCGGGCAGAATGGCAGCGGCATGCACACGCACCAGTCGTTGTTCAGCGCAGGCCAGAATGCGTTCTGGGATCCGCAGCGCGAGTGGGCCTTGAGCTTGACGGCACTGCACTACATCGGCGGGTTGCTAAAGCACGCGCGCGCGTTGTGCGCGGTGACGAATCCGCTGGTGAACTCCTACAAACGCCTCGTCCCGGGATTCGAGGCGCCGGTGAACGTGGCGTGGAGCATGCGGAATCGCTCGCCGATGATCCGCGTGCCGGAGCGCCGCGGCATGGGCACGCGACTGGAGCTGCGGACTCCGGATCCGAGTGCGAACCCGTATCTTGCCCTCACGGCGATGCTGGCGGCCGGCTTGGACGGCATCGAGACGCGCGCGGACTGGCGCGAGCCGGTGAACACGAACATCTGGGAGATGTCGTTTCGCGAGCGGCGTCGCCTGCGCGTCGACGACTTGCCGCAGGATCTCAGTGAAGCGTGTGACGAGTTGGAGAAGAACGACGTGATGCGTGAAGCGCTGGGCGAGCACATCACTGAGCAGTTCCTGGCCGCGAAGCGTGCCGAGTGGCGTGAATACAATCAGCAGGTGAGCGCGTGGGAGCTCGAGCGCTACCTCGCGAAGTACTGA
- a CDS encoding MerR family transcriptional regulator → MKPTNASARAMPSARAVRFYVANGLLDRPEGAGTAATYGYRHLLQLLAIKIRQREGQTLDAIKKEMREVTGDALERRVAASLAPALTLQMDTSAPKHNGVASWRHVPIADGVELHVRDDSPAARDDLLVALREMLRNTLGRNDFGT, encoded by the coding sequence ATGAAGCCCACGAATGCGTCAGCGCGGGCCATGCCCAGTGCGCGCGCCGTGCGCTTCTATGTCGCCAACGGGCTGCTCGACCGACCGGAAGGCGCCGGCACTGCCGCGACGTACGGCTATCGGCATTTGCTGCAGCTGCTCGCGATCAAGATCCGCCAGCGTGAAGGGCAGACGCTCGACGCGATCAAGAAGGAAATGCGGGAAGTCACCGGCGACGCGCTCGAACGGCGCGTCGCGGCTTCGCTTGCGCCTGCGCTGACGCTGCAAATGGACACCAGTGCGCCCAAGCACAATGGCGTGGCGAGCTGGCGACACGTGCCCATCGCCGACGGCGTTGAGTTACATGTACGGGACGACTCTCCGGCTGCGCGCGACGACCTGCTGGTGGCGCTGCGCGAAATGCTTCGCAACACGCTTGGCCGGAACGACTTCGGGACCTGA
- a CDS encoding GAF domain-containing protein: MAPQRIPEQLTQLVQDLANSALSTPELYVRLAETARELVEASGACVLEIAGESFCVTAPTGATQLSNGATFPIADAPSAFRHVVDTKRPQSTSGQNSDLRVDPLSPHPLDVQQLALAPILLAGQVVGLLACINTSHGAFNDADLALLEHVAAHGAMVMRSSALVRQAEAAASDARARAEDAARAALVNAVLVKTARSLADATTPDALYRGLAEILGRELRADGFAVYAADPQLKTARFEHQWGVASFARNRIESAFWRTRLGHVVLDATPMFIEDLSAESNLDDIGQALVEAGVLSLALLPLVLEERAQGVLAIRYLGARRFDDDEREMLTNLATQVALAFRNTLQLGELERRADRFALLARAQQQLTQLTSEESLPQAIADAVHLVIPCDVIDVLSFSAEGLQRVLHMEAGRVISTDPVTLAEAQLATATAQTGIPRVASHLIAGPDVARSTMELCAAVRFGQRSAGVIRLLGARRDAFVMQDLDLLTIIARHAGTAVETARLFALQDFQRQRAEGAAELARVTLQAVSLADGATELLHVLDRFVPSIGKAIGVARARDGHIEYVATSGTLDLFKGQRPASSRGVQQAAPDGRPAELTSLRDVAPASVADSLPDEWALAVPLAARERSLGVLLVTAPRAAPLRQRDRITLERLSASLALALEALLLDEEERLAREREHLLATALTTIDHPIFILDRVGVRYANPAAAREYDWSQVELMEMQFEQLVAGQDAREGMREADGLLESGVRLSHDVHRRRDGSEFPAAVTISPLTGHDGELLGQVVSVRNVSQDRRLEEQLRHTEKMVALGELVAGVAHEINNPLTGISAFAQILLEEELREDQRESVQLIKQESDRAKTVIKDLLLFARKTERGSGPVDINEVIEQTVRLRAYPLRSAGVKVDLQLDSTAPRISGDSQKLQQVLLNVIGNAEHAMLGRDQRRLVIRTTHDVDQVTISAVDTGIGMTADVRRRIFEPFYSTKPAGVGTGLGLSVSYGIIHAHGGTIGVESEPDVGSTVTITLPAVPSERL, encoded by the coding sequence ATGGCGCCACAACGTATTCCCGAGCAGCTCACGCAGCTCGTGCAGGACCTCGCCAACAGCGCGCTGAGCACCCCTGAGCTGTATGTGCGCCTGGCCGAAACCGCTCGCGAACTCGTCGAAGCGTCCGGTGCCTGCGTACTCGAGATCGCCGGCGAGAGTTTTTGCGTCACGGCCCCCACGGGTGCCACCCAGCTCTCCAACGGGGCCACTTTTCCGATCGCCGACGCCCCCTCGGCCTTTCGGCACGTCGTGGACACGAAGCGTCCCCAGTCTACGAGCGGTCAGAACAGCGATCTCCGCGTCGACCCCCTCTCGCCGCATCCGCTCGACGTCCAACAGCTCGCGCTCGCGCCGATCCTCCTCGCGGGTCAAGTCGTCGGTCTGCTCGCCTGCATCAACACCAGCCACGGCGCCTTCAACGACGCCGACCTCGCGCTGCTCGAACACGTCGCGGCCCACGGCGCGATGGTCATGCGGAGCAGCGCGCTGGTGCGACAGGCCGAAGCGGCGGCCAGCGATGCCCGCGCCCGCGCCGAAGATGCCGCACGCGCCGCCCTCGTGAACGCGGTGCTGGTGAAGACGGCCCGGTCGCTCGCCGATGCCACCACGCCCGACGCGCTCTACCGCGGACTGGCCGAAATCCTCGGCCGGGAACTACGCGCCGACGGTTTCGCGGTGTATGCGGCCGATCCGCAGCTCAAGACCGCGCGCTTCGAGCATCAATGGGGTGTCGCCAGCTTCGCGCGCAACCGTATCGAATCCGCCTTCTGGCGCACGCGACTGGGCCACGTCGTCCTCGACGCAACACCGATGTTCATCGAGGACCTGAGCGCGGAGTCCAACCTCGACGACATCGGTCAAGCCCTCGTCGAGGCCGGCGTCTTGTCGCTGGCGCTGCTGCCCCTGGTGCTCGAGGAGCGGGCCCAGGGTGTCCTCGCCATCCGCTATCTCGGGGCGCGACGTTTCGACGACGACGAGCGCGAGATGCTCACCAACCTCGCCACACAGGTCGCCCTCGCCTTCCGCAACACGCTGCAGTTGGGTGAACTCGAACGACGGGCCGATCGCTTCGCCCTCCTGGCCCGCGCACAGCAACAGCTGACCCAGCTCACCAGCGAGGAGAGCCTGCCGCAGGCGATCGCCGACGCCGTGCACCTGGTGATTCCCTGCGACGTGATCGATGTCCTCTCCTTCAGTGCCGAGGGACTGCAGCGCGTCCTGCACATGGAGGCTGGTCGCGTCATTTCGACTGATCCGGTCACCCTCGCAGAAGCGCAGCTTGCCACAGCCACAGCACAGACGGGCATTCCGCGGGTGGCGTCGCATCTGATCGCGGGCCCCGACGTGGCGCGCAGCACGATGGAGCTCTGCGCCGCCGTGCGCTTCGGTCAGCGCAGTGCCGGCGTGATCAGGTTGCTCGGCGCGAGGCGCGACGCCTTCGTGATGCAGGATCTCGACTTGCTGACCATCATCGCGCGCCACGCGGGTACGGCCGTGGAAACCGCGCGGCTGTTCGCGCTGCAGGATTTCCAGCGCCAACGCGCCGAAGGCGCTGCGGAGTTGGCCAGAGTCACGCTGCAGGCCGTCTCGCTGGCCGACGGCGCAACCGAACTGCTGCACGTACTCGACCGCTTCGTCCCCTCGATCGGCAAGGCCATCGGCGTCGCCCGCGCGAGAGATGGGCACATCGAATACGTCGCGACCAGCGGCACGCTTGATCTCTTCAAGGGACAACGGCCGGCGAGCTCCCGCGGCGTACAGCAAGCGGCACCGGATGGCCGACCCGCCGAACTGACCAGTCTTCGCGATGTCGCACCGGCCAGCGTTGCCGACTCCCTCCCCGACGAATGGGCGCTGGCCGTGCCGCTCGCCGCGCGCGAACGCAGCCTTGGCGTATTGCTGGTAACCGCCCCGCGTGCCGCGCCGCTGCGACAGCGCGATCGCATCACGCTGGAACGGCTGTCCGCCTCGCTGGCCCTGGCCCTCGAGGCCCTCCTGCTCGACGAGGAAGAGCGACTCGCCCGCGAACGCGAGCACCTCCTCGCCACGGCACTCACCACGATCGACCACCCGATTTTCATTCTCGATCGCGTGGGCGTGCGCTATGCCAATCCGGCCGCCGCGCGCGAGTACGATTGGTCGCAGGTGGAGCTCATGGAGATGCAGTTCGAGCAACTCGTCGCCGGACAGGATGCCCGCGAGGGCATGCGCGAAGCCGACGGCCTGCTTGAATCCGGGGTGCGCCTGTCACACGACGTGCATCGCCGACGTGATGGCAGCGAATTTCCCGCCGCGGTCACGATCAGCCCGCTCACCGGACACGACGGCGAGCTCCTCGGACAGGTGGTCAGCGTGCGAAACGTCAGTCAGGACAGACGTCTCGAGGAGCAGCTGCGTCATACCGAAAAAATGGTGGCCCTCGGCGAACTCGTGGCGGGCGTCGCGCACGAAATCAACAATCCCCTCACCGGGATTTCCGCCTTCGCACAGATCCTGCTCGAGGAAGAGCTCCGGGAGGATCAGCGCGAATCGGTGCAGCTGATCAAGCAGGAAAGTGACCGCGCCAAAACGGTGATCAAGGATCTGCTGCTGTTCGCACGCAAGACCGAGCGTGGATCGGGACCGGTCGATATCAACGAGGTGATCGAGCAAACCGTTCGGCTCCGCGCGTACCCGCTGCGCAGCGCCGGCGTGAAGGTCGACCTGCAACTCGATTCGACCGCTCCACGTATCAGTGGCGACTCACAGAAGCTCCAGCAAGTCCTGCTCAACGTGATCGGCAACGCGGAACACGCGATGCTCGGGCGGGACCAGCGACGGTTGGTCATCCGCACCACGCACGATGTCGACCAGGTGACCATCTCCGCGGTCGACACGGGCATCGGCATGACAGCCGACGTGCGCCGACGCATCTTCGAGCCGTTCTACAGCACCAAACCGGCTGGCGTCGGCACGGGGCTCGGCCTCAGCGTCAGCTACGGTATCATTCACGCACACGGCGGAACGATCGGCGTCGAGTCCGAGCCCGACGTGGGATCGACTGTCACCATCACTCTCCCTGCGGTGCCTTCCGAGCGACTATGA
- a CDS encoding sigma-54-dependent transcriptional regulator, protein MTLSLLVIDDDETVRSTLVEFFETFGFTARGASTATEGRQLAAEHAPDVVLLDLRLPDADGVRALEALRADDPDLAVIVLTGYADVRTAVAAMKHGAADLLEKPVDLELLASAVTRAAERGRLRQEVAVLRAQGRSNATPPAMAPTVSDLIDLAARNPDAPILLQGETGTGKGYIARQIHDRSVRNLSPFVEINCASLSATFFESELFGHERGAFTDARQAKHGLLEVAGEGTVFLDEIAELSTEVQPRLLKVLEERTFRRLGGTTMLRSSSRVVVATHQSLADAVAEKRFRADLYYRLQVLTITLPPLRERQDEILTMAMSMLPKGSSLTNEAEDALAGYRWPGNIRELKNTIWRAAILAEGRPIEPAHLGLAVPEAPRAAVGTTPNEPRTLEQAEREVIREALVASGGNRTHAARLLGIARSTLLEKLKRYPADFG, encoded by the coding sequence GTGACGCTGTCGCTGCTCGTCATCGACGACGACGAGACGGTTCGCTCGACGTTGGTCGAGTTCTTCGAGACCTTCGGCTTCACCGCGCGTGGAGCCTCTACCGCCACCGAAGGCCGGCAACTGGCCGCCGAGCACGCCCCTGACGTGGTGCTGCTCGACCTGCGCCTCCCCGACGCCGACGGCGTCCGTGCGTTGGAGGCGCTCAGGGCCGACGATCCCGATCTCGCGGTCATCGTGCTCACCGGGTATGCCGACGTGAGAACCGCCGTCGCCGCGATGAAGCACGGCGCGGCGGATCTGCTGGAGAAGCCGGTCGATCTCGAACTGCTGGCCTCCGCCGTGACCCGCGCCGCCGAGCGCGGGCGGCTTCGCCAGGAGGTCGCCGTGCTTCGCGCGCAGGGGCGCTCCAACGCGACCCCGCCGGCTATGGCCCCCACGGTGTCCGATCTCATCGATCTTGCCGCCCGGAATCCCGACGCCCCCATTCTCCTGCAAGGCGAAACGGGTACCGGGAAAGGGTACATCGCACGCCAGATTCACGACCGTTCGGTACGAAACCTTTCGCCGTTCGTCGAAATCAACTGCGCGTCCCTTTCGGCCACGTTTTTCGAAAGTGAATTGTTCGGGCACGAACGGGGAGCCTTTACCGATGCGCGACAGGCCAAGCATGGCCTACTCGAAGTGGCCGGCGAAGGCACGGTATTTCTTGATGAGATCGCCGAATTGAGCACAGAGGTTCAGCCTCGGCTTCTCAAGGTGCTGGAGGAACGCACCTTCCGGCGCCTGGGTGGCACCACGATGCTGCGGTCGTCGTCCAGGGTCGTCGTCGCCACCCATCAGTCGCTGGCCGACGCGGTGGCCGAAAAGCGATTTCGGGCCGATTTGTACTACCGGTTGCAGGTGTTGACCATCACCCTGCCGCCGCTGCGCGAACGTCAGGACGAGATCCTGACGATGGCCATGTCGATGTTGCCGAAGGGCAGTTCGCTAACGAACGAAGCAGAGGACGCGCTGGCTGGCTATCGGTGGCCCGGAAATATCCGCGAGCTCAAGAACACCATCTGGCGCGCCGCTATTCTGGCCGAAGGACGGCCGATCGAGCCCGCACACCTCGGATTGGCCGTACCCGAAGCGCCTCGAGCCGCGGTGGGCACGACACCGAACGAACCGCGCACGCTCGAACAAGCCGAACGTGAAGTCATCCGTGAAGCACTCGTGGCGAGTGGCGGCAACCGGACCCATGCCGCTCGCCTGCTGGGCATCGCCCGCTCCACCCTCCTCGAAAAGCTCAAGCGCTACCCAGCCGACTTCGGTTGA
- a CDS encoding response regulator — protein MIKSPDVSKTVLIVEDEQSIRDVLVELFEVEGNAVSSAELLPEALERLRTQRFDLVVTDLRLGGKRDGGLQVMALAGMLSPDAMVLVLTAYPDDSNRQASFRLGALHFLEKPVDLATIAQYAATVGVRSAFAPAVSN, from the coding sequence ATGATCAAGTCGCCAGATGTCAGCAAGACCGTCCTCATCGTTGAAGACGAACAGTCAATCCGCGACGTCCTCGTCGAACTGTTCGAGGTGGAAGGCAATGCGGTCAGTTCGGCAGAGTTGCTCCCCGAGGCCCTCGAGCGGCTGCGCACGCAGCGCTTCGACCTCGTCGTGACAGACCTGCGGCTCGGCGGTAAGCGTGACGGCGGACTGCAGGTGATGGCGCTCGCGGGGATGCTCTCGCCCGACGCGATGGTGTTGGTGCTGACGGCATATCCCGACGATTCCAATCGGCAGGCGTCGTTCCGCCTCGGCGCGCTGCACTTCCTCGAGAAGCCCGTCGACCTCGCCACGATCGCGCAGTACGCCGCGACGGTCGGCGTTCGCTCCGCGTTCGCGCCAGCGGTCAGCAACTAG
- a CDS encoding superoxide dismutase, translating into MSVRSLFARADEVLAQRYPFVLPVLGYDTKAVEPAIDAQTMTIHHDRHHAAYVTNLNKALDALPDLHQYTLGELLMGMRKWPTAAQAAIRNNGGGHANHALYWGLLAPGSTSSTAPSGQLGEMVARDFTTVEACKAALKAAGLAQFGSGWAWLVKTATSRLVVRGLPNQDSPLLEGELPIVGLDVWEHAYYLKYQNRRADYLDAVLARINWDVASAQLKR; encoded by the coding sequence ATGAGCGTTCGTTCGTTGTTCGCGCGGGCCGATGAGGTGTTGGCGCAGCGGTATCCGTTCGTGCTACCGGTTCTGGGATACGACACGAAGGCCGTCGAGCCGGCGATCGATGCGCAGACGATGACGATTCATCACGATCGTCATCATGCGGCATACGTGACGAATCTGAACAAGGCACTGGACGCGCTTCCCGACCTGCATCAGTACACGCTGGGCGAGTTGTTGATGGGGATGCGCAAGTGGCCGACGGCGGCGCAGGCGGCGATCCGCAACAACGGTGGCGGCCATGCCAACCACGCGTTGTACTGGGGATTGCTGGCGCCGGGCAGCACGTCGTCGACAGCGCCGAGCGGTCAGTTGGGGGAGATGGTCGCGCGCGATTTCACCACGGTCGAGGCGTGCAAGGCGGCGCTCAAGGCGGCGGGACTGGCGCAGTTCGGCTCCGGGTGGGCGTGGCTGGTGAAAACAGCCACGAGCCGGCTGGTCGTGCGCGGGCTTCCGAATCAGGATTCGCCATTGCTGGAAGGCGAATTGCCGATCGTCGGTCTCGATGTGTGGGAGCACGCCTACTACCTAAAATATCAGAACCGTCGGGCCGACTATCTCGATGCGGTGTTGGCGCGCATCAACTGGGACGTGGCCAGCGCGCAGCTCAAGCGGTGA
- a CDS encoding ATP-binding protein, whose protein sequence is MPPDEQPPFVRRLLDALPLTVWSVDLDGRITAANSAWSKFATDNGAPGIATEAAVLGRSVFDSVSDDPSREQIERAMALLRDRRVPVVRWEFPCSSPNEERVFLMQVTAIDDGQQVSGFVFSTVDITPSHRSREALINTGIALAEAISLDRVYEEVAHQLLRAVPSTGFVIALADDDTAEFRITHRQGYDAHSSAELEVRLLRTWLDALATGEVARQSTNVGLEITAPLITAEGVLGAITLYAEPIESEQALEEAERVLAVIAAQTAVAIERAWLVRRVESKRRLEAIGEVAAGVAHELRNPLFGISSAAQLLQFRAKEDPVVEKNVGRILREVERLNRMVTSLLEFGRPNAAHLVPADPEAVWDDILDGERARLEARQLSIRRVRPEHTVRSLIDVEQLGQVCRNILVNACDAAPEGSELALISQVSPVGGWRCRLANGGPAIPPDVLPHVFEFFYSTKAGGTGIGLALCQRIMDEHGGTISIDSAPEAGTTLTLTLPPTAAT, encoded by the coding sequence ATGCCGCCCGACGAGCAGCCGCCGTTCGTGCGGCGGCTGCTCGACGCGCTGCCGCTCACCGTGTGGTCCGTCGATCTCGACGGACGCATCACGGCGGCCAACAGCGCATGGTCCAAGTTCGCCACAGACAACGGAGCGCCCGGCATCGCCACGGAAGCGGCGGTGCTCGGGCGTTCGGTGTTCGACAGCGTGTCCGACGACCCCTCGCGCGAGCAGATCGAACGCGCCATGGCGCTCCTACGCGATCGGCGCGTTCCGGTCGTGCGATGGGAGTTCCCCTGCAGTTCGCCCAACGAGGAACGCGTGTTCCTCATGCAGGTCACCGCCATCGACGACGGCCAGCAGGTCTCCGGCTTCGTCTTCTCCACGGTGGACATCACGCCGAGCCACCGCTCGCGTGAAGCGCTGATCAACACCGGTATTGCCCTCGCTGAGGCGATCTCCCTCGATCGCGTCTACGAAGAGGTCGCACACCAGCTCCTTCGCGCCGTCCCCTCCACCGGTTTCGTCATTGCCCTCGCTGACGACGACACCGCCGAATTCCGTATCACCCACCGGCAAGGATACGACGCACACTCCAGCGCGGAGCTCGAAGTCCGGCTGCTCCGCACCTGGCTCGACGCGCTCGCCACCGGCGAGGTGGCCCGACAGTCCACCAACGTGGGTCTCGAGATCACCGCCCCGCTGATCACCGCCGAGGGTGTACTCGGCGCCATCACCCTCTACGCCGAGCCGATCGAGTCCGAGCAGGCGCTCGAAGAGGCCGAACGCGTGCTGGCCGTGATCGCGGCGCAAACAGCCGTCGCCATCGAGCGCGCCTGGCTGGTGCGACGCGTGGAGTCGAAGCGTCGACTTGAAGCAATCGGGGAGGTTGCGGCGGGCGTCGCCCATGAACTCCGCAATCCGCTGTTCGGCATCTCCTCAGCCGCCCAGTTGCTTCAGTTTCGCGCCAAAGAAGACCCCGTCGTCGAGAAGAACGTCGGACGCATTCTGCGCGAGGTCGAACGACTGAACCGGATGGTGACGTCGCTGCTCGAGTTCGGCCGTCCCAACGCGGCGCATCTCGTGCCCGCCGACCCCGAAGCGGTCTGGGACGACATTCTCGACGGTGAACGCGCCCGCCTCGAGGCTCGGCAGCTCTCGATCCGCCGGGTGCGTCCGGAGCACACCGTGCGCAGCCTGATCGACGTCGAGCAGCTGGGACAGGTCTGCCGCAATATCCTCGTCAACGCCTGTGACGCCGCTCCCGAGGGGTCGGAACTCGCGCTCATCTCGCAAGTATCGCCGGTCGGTGGATGGCGCTGCCGCCTAGCCAACGGCGGTCCGGCCATCCCACCCGACGTCCTGCCGCATGTGTTCGAGTTTTTCTATTCCACGAAAGCCGGCGGCACCGGCATCGGACTGGCCCTCTGCCAGCGCATCATGGACGAGCACGGCGGCACGATCAGCATCGATAGCGCCCCCGAAGCCGGTACCACGCTCACACTCACGCTTCCCCCCACGGCGGCCACGTGA